Within Thermococcus indicus, the genomic segment CCTCTTTATGAGTATCTCGTTGGTGCCGGCGTCTTTGCCCGCCAGGACCAGAAAGCCCTCGCTCGAAACGAACCAGCGGAACTTCTCGAACCACTTCTTCTTTCTCCTCTCTATGCGCTTGACGTTCAGCTCCTTCTTGAGCTCCTCCTCGATGAGCTTCTCGACCTCGTCGAGCTTCCGCTTAGTGTCCTCGTAGGCCTTCAGAGCTCCCTCGTGCTTGTGCCTGAACTTCTTGGCCTTCTCATAGTAGAGCTCGGCGTTTTCGCCTATGCTTTTGTTGAGGTACAGCCTGACCTTCTTCCCCTCAAGCTCTATCGTTACAGCTTTCTCCTTCGGGTCGGTTCCCTTCACCATGAGCGCGACCCTGTTACCTGCCTTCTTGCCCTCCTCGATGCGCTTCTTGAACTCCTCCCAGCCGAGGGTCTCCGTCGCCTTCCTGAACTCCTCCAAAAGCCTCTCTATGAGGGAGTAGTTCGCGTAGATGAGATCCCCTATCTCCTGGTTGGCCTTCGCTCCTTCCTCGAAGCCCTTCAGCATCTCCTCCTGCTTCCTTAGCGTCATGAGGAGCTGTCTTTTCTTTGCTTCGAGCCTCTTCGTCTGCTCGATCCTCGCCTTCTCAAGGGTGATCTTGCCGAAGTACTCGTCGAGGGCCTCGCTGAAGGTGGTAAAATAGCGCTTCTCAAACCCCTCGTAGATTCTCAGCTCTATCGGAACGACGTCGTGCATGTTCCCGTCCTTGAGGACTATGTTGGCCCTCGGTTCATCGTTGAAGGTCCTGAGCATCGCCTCGTAGACCCTCAGCAGGTCGTCGTCGCTCAGCTCCTTAACGGGGGTCGTCTTGTCGAAGCCCGCCCTGATGGAAATCTCCTCCGCGTACATTCCGCCCATGTTGAGCTTCCTCGCCAAAGCACGCACTAGTTCGAGTTCTTCCTCCTCGCGCATGAGCTCGATGAACCTCTCCCGCGTTACCTCGAGCGGGTTCTCCCTGGCGGGGGGAAACCTATAAGCGGCCTTCGGCATTATCCTTCTATCCTTGTACTCCTCGTAGCGTAACGCCGCAACGATTCTGTTCTCCCCGTCCACGAGTATCACGTTTCCCCTCCTGAACAGCTCGCCGATGAGGGTGTAGTCCCCAACGCGAATCTTCACTATCCTGTCGAAGCCGTGCTGCTCTATGCCATCGATGAACCCGCCGCTGAGGTGCTTCCTGAGGAGCATAGTGAAGCTCGACGGCTGCTTCGGCGCCTCCTTCACGTAAGTTGTCACATGGAAGCGCTTCCCGGCCTGGAGGATTAAATCCTGTCTCCCCTCCTTTGTGCGGAGCTTTATCCTGATCTCGTCGCCGTCGTGGTAAACCTTGTCAACGCGAGAACCGATCAGCCATTGAAGTTCCCTCACTATGTAGCGGATATCAACGCTGCTCATCTCTTCCTTCATCCTCTCACCCGAAAAGAATAGGGTGAGGGGGTTAAAAGGTTAGAGCCTCAGGGCGAGGAGAACGAGGGCTCCGGCTATTGCCATGGATGCCCTCAGTGAATCGGTTTCCTCACCTTCAACGGCCTCGCTCAGAAGTCCAAAGGACAATCCAATGATACCGATGTCATACAGGATATAGGCCAGCTTTGTGAAACCCCGGGTTGGCATTGAGAGGACTGAAAGCACCGCTCCAAGGAGGACAACTGCCAGCGCCCCTGCTATGAACCCGCTTCCGGTTCCGGTCAGCCCTTTCAGTCTCATAGTATCACCGAGCTTTCTACGGGTTCGGAGATAAAACCTTTTCCATGCACATGCATGGTCATGATGACAACTCTGTTCCGGATAACGTTAAATACTCCAAGCTCGATAACACTCCCGGTGATACAGAGTGAAAGGCTACTTCACGTTCGTCCTCCACACCCACCTCCCCTACGTGCGAAAGCACGGAAAATGGCCCTTTGGCGAGGAATGGCTCTACGAGGCCATGAGCGAAACTTACCTGCCTCTCCTCATGGAGTTCGAGCGCCTCCGCTCCTCCGGGGTGAGGTTCCAGCTCGTGATAAACATAACCCCAATCTTAGCGGAACAGCTGGCCGACGACTACATCAAGGCCGAGTTCGAGAGGTATCTGACTAGGAAGATTGAGACCACTGAGGAAGACCTGAAATCGGGCAAGTACGACGAAAGGGCCGTCAAAGTTTCCCTTGACCACTTCAGAAAGGTCTACGACTACTGGAAAGCGATAAACGGCGACATCATAGGCAAGTTCCGCGAGCTTCAGGATGCGGGATACATCGAGGTGATAACCTCCGCGGCAACGCACGGCTATCTACCACTCCTCGGCAGGGACGAGGCGATAAGGGCGCAGCTTGCCAACGGGATAGCCACCTACGAGAAGCACTTTGGTAGAAAGCCTAGGGGGATATGGCTCCCGGAGTGCGCCTACCGGCCGGCTGGCGAGTGGGAGTTGCCGGACGGGAGGAAGGTTATGAGGCAGGGCATGGAGAAGTTCCTGGAGGAGTTCGGCATCGAGTACTTCTTCGTGGAGAGCAACCTGATCGATGAGGGTCCGGTGACGAAGGGCTACGGCGAGATTCCTCTCTACGAGGGGGAAAAGAGCACGCTGAGGCCCTACTGGATCAAAGGCTCCCGCATAGCGGTCTTCGCCCGCAACAGGGAAACGGGCCACCAGGTCTGGAGCGCGCACTACGGCTACCCCGGTGACTTCTGGTACAGGGAGTTCCACAGGAAGGCCGAAAAGAGCGGCGGCCAGTACTGGCGCGTGACGGGCAAAAACGTTGACCTCGGCGGGAAGGAGTTCTACGACCCCGAGAAGGCCATGGAAAGGGTTGAGGAGCACGCGAGACACTTCGTCTCGCTGGTTGAGAAGTTGCTAGGCGAGTTTGAGGGGAAGACCGGCGAGAAGGGGATAATCGTTTCGCCCTACGACACCGAACTCTTCGGCCACTGGTGGTTCGAGGGCGTCAAGTGGCTCGGCAGGGTTCTTGAGCTGATGGCGGAGAGGGGAATAACAACGACAACGCTCTCCTCCTATCTTGAGGACTACACCGGCGAGAGGTACGAGATTGAGCTCCCTGAGGGCTCGTGGGGGGCCAACGCCGACCACTCGACCTGGTGGAACGAGGAAACGGAATGGACGTGGGGGCACGTCTACAGGGCCGAAGACAGGATGGTGGCGCTGGCGAGTAGATATTATGGCAGGGATAGGGTCACCGATAGAATTCTCGAACAGCTTGCGAGGGAGTTGCTGATACTCGAAGCCAGCGACTGGCAGTTTCTCATAACGACCGGTCAGGCGAAGGAGTACGCCGAGAGGAGGGTTCTGATTCATAGCGGGGACTTCCACAGGCTGGCCAACGAACTGGTGAGGTACGTCAAGACCGGAAACTTCAACACTGGGCTCCTCGAGGAGCTTGAGCGGCGCGACAATCCGTTCAAACCCCCTGTGGTTGCGAGCTACGTGAGCGAAAACCCGCCCGAGCTTGAGGAGTACGTTGAACCGCCTGAGGTTCCGCTGGAGAGGGGTGAAGGGCCCGCTGAAAGGCCGAGGGAGGTTGCTGAGAGGGCGTACGCCACCGAGCTCGTCAATGAGATGGTCGTTAAGCCTCCCGGAAATGTAAAGGGGCCCGGCTCGAAGGAATCCAGAAAGTCGGGGACGAGGAAGAAGGGAAAACCCGGCAGGATCGAGAGCGACCTCCTCTCCATAAGGGGTATTGGGCCGAAAACGCTGGCAAAGCTCCAGCGTGCCGGGGTTCACAGCATCGAAGACCTCAAGGGTGCCGACCTTGATGAGCTGGCCAGAAAAACGCGCATCTCGCTTAAAAGGCTGAGGAAGTTCCTGGCCCAGGTTTCCTGAATTCCACCTTCATGTTTCTTTTCGAAAGCCTTTTCTGGAGTTTTTACAAACTATCTACGTGGTTGCCATGAAAAAAGTTGAGGCGATTATTAGGGGAAACGATTTTGACCGCGTGAAGAACGCCCTCAAGCAGGTCGGCATCGTGCCCTTGACTGCTTATCCCGTGCAGGGAAGGGGTGTTCAGGGAGGCGTTCCACCCTACGACCTCCTCCCAAAGATGAAGATCGAGATAGTGGTCAAGGACAAGGACGTGGAGAAGGTGGTTGACGTCATCATCAGGAACGCGAGGAGCGGAACGCCCGGCGACGGGAAGATATTCGTAATCCCCGTGGAGGACGCGATCAGGATAAGAACAGGGGAGAGGGGCAACGAAGCCCTCTACTGAGGGCTTCTTTTTCACAGGAACGCGTGCCTGTTCCTGTAGAGTTCGACGAGGGAGCTGGCTATAAGGTATATCTCCACCGCAGAGAGGATGACGAGGAATATCAGGTATCCCTGCGCGAAGGATACGCTCTTCCCCAGGTGCTCCGCTATGGTGCTCACCTGATTGGGGTCACGCAGGGCACTCAGGGAATAGACTATTGCGTTGAAACCCACGACCAGGGGAATGGGGGCCGAGGCGTAGGCCAGCAGGAGTCCGGTGTAGCCCCTCCTCTGAAGGGAGAGCATCGACAGGATTATCGGGATGGCCAGGATGAGCGCCGTTATAGCGAAGAACTGATTGAGATATGCCCCCGTCAGGACGAAGAACGACGTCATTCCAAAGATGTATTTCCGGTACGCCCTCTTCAGCTCGACGAGCTTCTTGGGGACGAAGTCATACTCGGCCGACCTGGAATACAGGAGGACCCTGTTCACAGCTTTCAGGTAGTTCTTTTTGCCCTCTTTCTCTATGGCCTTGTCCGTGCTCATCAATTTGAGCTCCTTGGCTTTTTTGAAGAAGAACTCGGCCAGCTCCTCGTTGTCCTTCTCGACCCTTGATGCGACCTCCCGGAAGTTCCCCGCGGCCTCCTCCAGGGATTTCTTGACCTTCGTCTTCTCCTTTTCACTTAAGCTGCCGAGCCTCTCGATCTTTTCAAGGGTTGATTCGAGAACATCGGCAGTTTCGAGAAGTATTTTTTCGCTTTTCACCTATACCCCCCCAAAATGAGAAAGAAAAAGAGTTTAAGAGGCTTCCCCTCTTTCCGCCTTGAGCAGCTTGTTGATGCTCCAGCCCATCATGGCGAATATTGCCAGCCACGCTACCAGCATGTAGATTACCCAGCTTTCCATTGCGATCACCTCAGACCCTTATGATGACCTCGTTCTTCTCGAGCTCCTCGCCGTACTTGCGCTTGATGGAGTAGTAGCTCTCCACTGCACCGATGATCCACATGAAGATTATTGCCAGTCTGGCCGGCCACTCAAGGGTTGCTCCGACGAGGCTCTGGGCGGATCCTATCAGCGGTATCAGCAGGAGTATTGGGGCTATGTAGAGCAGTATCGGCTTGTACCATCCGGGGACTTTCATGTAGGCTCCCTGGTGCAGCTCCTTCCAGAAGTTGTCGGGCTTGAAGAGGTACACCGCAACTATGATGTCGAAGAGAGCCAGCAGCGTGAGCTGGAAGCTGACCCATGCGTCAACCTGGTCGAGGTAGCCGCTGATGTACACAACAGGAAGGCCCGCGATGAAGTAGAGCACGAGCACTACCCAGGTTCCGACCTTTCTCTTGATGTTGAGGTCCTCCTCGAGGAGGGCTGTGAGGTAGTTGTACATGGCTATGGCGGAGGTGAAGCCCGCGAACCAGAGGAGGAGGAACCACATTGCTCCGAAGAGCTTTCCTATGTCGCCCATGCTGACGAAGACGTTGGGCAGGCTGGTGTAGGAGAACCCAAGGCCGAACTTCTGGCCTATCCAGGCGAGGGCCTCGTTCTTACCCTGCTCAAGGATCTCGGGCGGCACGATCTTGGGGGCATAGGCAGTCGCCAGCGGGACGGCGAGCGAACCACCAAGGACGACCTCCGCGAACTCGTTCAGGGAAACCGTCGCGAGACCGCTGAGGGCGACGTCGTCATCCGGACCGAGGTAGCTGGCGTAGTTCTGGATGATACCCATACCAAGGGAGAGCGTGAAGAATATCTGTCCGGTTGCGGCAAGCATGACCGTCGCGAAGTGGTCCTTGAGGTACGCCCAGTTGGGGCTCCAGATGAACCTGAATCCATCGATGGTGCTCCAGTTGGGGTCTATCGGCGAGCCGAGGACGAACACATAGCCGACCATTATGATGGCGAAGACGTAGAGGAGCGGCATCATGACCTTGACCCAGCGCTCGATACCCTTGCTGACTCCCTGTCCGACGGCTATGGCGAGGAGAACCACAGTTATGCCCCAGAAGAGCATGACCTGGGCGTGGTTGCCGAGGTAGTTGCCGAAGAACTCTCCGGTGTTCTGGCCGAAGTAGGCGCCCGTGGCGCTGAAGTAGGAGTAAGCCGCGGACCAGCCGATGAGGTGCAGGTAGTAGCTGTTCAGGAGAACGGTCAGTGAGAAGGCCAGCATTCCGCTGATAACTCCCCACCACAGTGCGCTCTTTGGTTTGACGCTCTCCCTAGCCATGAGATAGTACGTGGGACCTAGGGTACCGTGACCATACTTTCCACCGTAGCGACCGGCGACCCACTCAATCCACATTACCGGTATTCCTAGGAAGAACAGAGCTATAAAGTACGGCACCATAAAGGCTCCGCCACCGTTCTGGGCAACCTGCGTTGGAAACCTCACGAAGTTGCCCAGACCGACGGCGTTTCCAGCCATTGCTAAAATCAAACCAATCTTGGTTGCCCATTGATCCCTCTGTTGTTCCACAATATTCACCCCCATTCTTAAATGTCTGGATCATGGAACCCCTGTGTATGGCTTTGGGGCATTATGTATAGGGTAAGGCATTCTATAAAAAGCTTTCTAATAGTTTTTTTCGACAAAAGACGATTTACTTAAGCGTTAAACTGGGGCAGTTCCTTTCTCGTCATTTCTTTAATGTGTTGAAAAAACCTTAATTTCGGCTTTGGCATTATGGCAATTATAGTGTCCAGATACCACAGGATGACGAATCATTGTCGGTGCATTTCCATCAAGTATTTAACCCCGTGATGCTACCCCTGGGATGGTGCCCGATGATTGGAAGGAGAGTGAGCTGATGGGTGATGACCGACTTCTCGCTGAGGGCGCCTCATCCGAATCGTTCTGAGATCTGGTGGGTTCTGTTTTGGGTTCATTGATGCAGTTTTGTGTTCTCCAATGTATAGAAAATCTTGGATGTACATCCCTCTTTTTGCCCGAAGATTTCGGCAGGTTTTTTCTTTTCGCCGAAAATTTCCGTACATAACTTTTTGTTTGAAATCAACCGTTCTCCTGCCTCCTTTATCGAAAGGTTTATATATGCAAAGGTCGTAGAGGACATCGCAACATCTAGAGCCATAACCCCAATCCGACTTTGCCGGTAGGGGTAACGGGCCGAAGACCCGGCCTGCGGACCGAGCCGAAACCGGTGACG encodes:
- the rqcH gene encoding ribosome rescue protein RqcH codes for the protein MKEEMSSVDIRYIVRELQWLIGSRVDKVYHDGDEIRIKLRTKEGRQDLILQAGKRFHVTTYVKEAPKQPSSFTMLLRKHLSGGFIDGIEQHGFDRIVKIRVGDYTLIGELFRRGNVILVDGENRIVAALRYEEYKDRRIMPKAAYRFPPARENPLEVTRERFIELMREEEELELVRALARKLNMGGMYAEEISIRAGFDKTTPVKELSDDDLLRVYEAMLRTFNDEPRANIVLKDGNMHDVVPIELRIYEGFEKRYFTTFSEALDEYFGKITLEKARIEQTKRLEAKKRQLLMTLRKQEEMLKGFEEGAKANQEIGDLIYANYSLIERLLEEFRKATETLGWEEFKKRIEEGKKAGNRVALMVKGTDPKEKAVTIELEGKKVRLYLNKSIGENAELYYEKAKKFRHKHEGALKAYEDTKRKLDEVEKLIEEELKKELNVKRIERRKKKWFEKFRWFVSSEGFLVLAGKDAGTNEILIKRHMTDNDLYCHADVYGAPHVVIKDGRKAGEKTIFEACQFAVSMSKAWSRGVYSEDAYWAYPNQVTKQTPSGEYLGKGAFMVYGKRNWLHGLPLKLAVGVINYEGEDFVVCAPVDAIKAHTDRYIVIRPGPLRKSELVKRIKGILEKWGYRVREEDVMSALPPGNGDVVEVVG
- a CDS encoding sodium-dependent transporter; amino-acid sequence: MEQQRDQWATKIGLILAMAGNAVGLGNFVRFPTQVAQNGGGAFMVPYFIALFFLGIPVMWIEWVAGRYGGKYGHGTLGPTYYLMARESVKPKSALWWGVISGMLAFSLTVLLNSYYLHLIGWSAAYSYFSATGAYFGQNTGEFFGNYLGNHAQVMLFWGITVVLLAIAVGQGVSKGIERWVKVMMPLLYVFAIIMVGYVFVLGSPIDPNWSTIDGFRFIWSPNWAYLKDHFATVMLAATGQIFFTLSLGMGIIQNYASYLGPDDDVALSGLATVSLNEFAEVVLGGSLAVPLATAYAPKIVPPEILEQGKNEALAWIGQKFGLGFSYTSLPNVFVSMGDIGKLFGAMWFLLLWFAGFTSAIAMYNYLTALLEEDLNIKRKVGTWVVLVLYFIAGLPVVYISGYLDQVDAWVSFQLTLLALFDIIVAVYLFKPDNFWKELHQGAYMKVPGWYKPILLYIAPILLLIPLIGSAQSLVGATLEWPARLAIIFMWIIGAVESYYSIKRKYGEELEKNEVIIRV
- a CDS encoding P-II family nitrogen regulator, whose protein sequence is MKKVEAIIRGNDFDRVKNALKQVGIVPLTAYPVQGRGVQGGVPPYDLLPKMKIEIVVKDKDVEKVVDVIIRNARSGTPGDGKIFVIPVEDAIRIRTGERGNEALY
- a CDS encoding 1,4-alpha-glucan branching protein, which gives rise to MKGYFTFVLHTHLPYVRKHGKWPFGEEWLYEAMSETYLPLLMEFERLRSSGVRFQLVINITPILAEQLADDYIKAEFERYLTRKIETTEEDLKSGKYDERAVKVSLDHFRKVYDYWKAINGDIIGKFRELQDAGYIEVITSAATHGYLPLLGRDEAIRAQLANGIATYEKHFGRKPRGIWLPECAYRPAGEWELPDGRKVMRQGMEKFLEEFGIEYFFVESNLIDEGPVTKGYGEIPLYEGEKSTLRPYWIKGSRIAVFARNRETGHQVWSAHYGYPGDFWYREFHRKAEKSGGQYWRVTGKNVDLGGKEFYDPEKAMERVEEHARHFVSLVEKLLGEFEGKTGEKGIIVSPYDTELFGHWWFEGVKWLGRVLELMAERGITTTTLSSYLEDYTGERYEIELPEGSWGANADHSTWWNEETEWTWGHVYRAEDRMVALASRYYGRDRVTDRILEQLARELLILEASDWQFLITTGQAKEYAERRVLIHSGDFHRLANELVRYVKTGNFNTGLLEELERRDNPFKPPVVASYVSENPPELEEYVEPPEVPLERGEGPAERPREVAERAYATELVNEMVVKPPGNVKGPGSKESRKSGTRKKGKPGRIESDLLSIRGIGPKTLAKLQRAGVHSIEDLKGADLDELARKTRISLKRLRKFLAQVS
- a CDS encoding alpha-glucosidase, producing MKSEKILLETADVLESTLEKIERLGSLSEKEKTKVKKSLEEAAGNFREVASRVEKDNEELAEFFFKKAKELKLMSTDKAIEKEGKKNYLKAVNRVLLYSRSAEYDFVPKKLVELKRAYRKYIFGMTSFFVLTGAYLNQFFAITALILAIPIILSMLSLQRRGYTGLLLAYASAPIPLVVGFNAIVYSLSALRDPNQVSTIAEHLGKSVSFAQGYLIFLVILSAVEIYLIASSLVELYRNRHAFL